The following proteins are encoded in a genomic region of Balaenoptera ricei isolate mBalRic1 chromosome 14, mBalRic1.hap2, whole genome shotgun sequence:
- the LOC132347811 gene encoding LOW QUALITY PROTEIN: biogenesis of lysosome-related organelles complex-1 subunit 2-like (The sequence of the model RefSeq protein was modified relative to this genomic sequence to represent the inferred CDS: deleted 1 base in 1 codon) produces MAAAAEGVPETHREEPVRDDAAVETTEEAKEPAEADITELCRDMFSKMATYLTGELTATSEDYKLLENMNKLTSLKYLEMKDITVNISRNLKDLNQKYAGLQPYLDQINVTEEQVAALEQAAYKLDAYSKKTEAKYKKLEKR; encoded by the exons ATGGCGGCGGCGGCCGAGGGTGTCCCAGAGACCCACCGCGAGGAGCCCGTTCGGGATGATGCCGCCGTGGAGACCACTGAGGAAGCAAAGGAGCCCGCTGAGGCTGACATCACTGAGCTCTGCCGGGACATGTTCTCCAAGATGGCAACTTACCTGACTGGGGAGCTGACGGCCACCAGTGAAGACTATAAGCTTctggaaaatatgaataaactaaCCAGCCTGAAGTATCTTGAAATGAAAGATATTACTGTAAACATCAGTAGAAACTTAAAGGACTTAAACCAGAAGTATGCTGGACTACAGCCTTATCTGGATCAGATCAATGTAACTGAGGAGCAGGTAGCAGCTCTTGAGCAGGCAGCCTACAAGTTGGATGCGTATTCAAAAAAAACT GAAGCCAAATACAAGAAGCTGGAGAAGCGATGA
- the PRKAB1 gene encoding 5'-AMP-activated protein kinase subunit beta-1, with product MGNTSSERAALDRQGGHKTPRGDSSGGSKDGDRPKILMDSPEDADLFHSEEIKAPEKEEFLAWQHDVEVNDKAPAQARPTVFRWTGGGKEVYLSGSFNNWSKLPLTRSHNNFVAILDLPEGEHQYKFFVDGQWTHDPSEPIVTSQLGTVNNIIQVKKTDFEVFDALMVDSQKCSDVSELSSSPPGPYHQEPYVWKPEERFKAPPILPPHLLQVILNKDTGISCDPALLPEPNHVMLNHLYALSIKDGVMVLSATHRYKKKYVTTLLYKPI from the exons ATGGGCAACACGAGCAGCGAGCGCGCTGCGCTGGACCGGCAGGGCGGCCACAAGACGCCCCGAGGGGACAGCTCGGGGGGCTCCAAGGATGGGGACAGGCCCAAGATCCTGATGGACAGCCCCGAGGACGCTGACCTCTTCCACTCCGAGGAAATCAAG GCTCCGGAGAAGGAGGAGTTCCTGGCCTGGCAGCACGATGTGGAAGTGAACGACAAAGCTCCTGCCCAGGCTCGGCCAACCGTGTTTCGATGGACCGGGGGCGGAAAGGAAGTTTACTTATCTGGGTCCTTCAACAATTGGAGTAAACTGCCCCTCACAAGAAG CCACAATAACTTCGTAGCCATCCTGGACCTGCCCGAAGGAGAGCATCAGTACAAGTTCTTCGTGGATGGTCAGTGGACACATGACCCTTCTGAG CCGATAGTGACCAGCCAGCTTGGCACAGTAAACAACATCATTCAAGTGAAGAAAACTGACTTTGAAGTATTTGATGCTTTGATGGTGGATTCTCAAAAGTGCTCCGATGTGTCTG AGCTGTCCAGTTCCCCCCCAGGACCCTACCACCAGGAGCCCTACGTCTGGAAGCCAGAGGAGCGGTTTAAAGCACCACCCATCCTCCCGCCGCATCTTCTCCAGGTCATCCTGAACAAGGACACGGGGATTTCC TGCGATCCAGCTTTGCTCCCTGAGCCCAACCACGTCATGCTGAACCACCTCTATGCACTTTCCATCAAG GACGGAGTGATGGTGCTCAGCGCGACCCACCGGTACAAGAAAAAATACGTCACCACCTTGTTATACAAGCCCATATGA